DNA from Maledivibacter sp.:
AAAGCAAGTGGTGAGATTGATGAGCTTATAGATGAGTTAGAAAGCACTGGTCATAAGGAGGGTTCTGTGTTTGTCTCAAGACTTGGATTAAATGATGAAGTTATAGAAAATGATATAGAAAAAAGAAGAGGTATTAAAAATAATTATCTTTCTACCTTGATTGCAAAGAAAAGCATAAAAGCAAGGTAGGTTCTTTATATGGAGGTGTAGTGATGCTAGTAAATAGACCAAGAAGACTTAGAGCAAATCCCCAGATTAGAAGTCTTGTAAGGGAGACACAGCTTAATGTCGATGATCTAATATATCCTATTTTTTTAGTTGAAGGTACAAATATTAAAAAAGAGATTTCCACATTACCAAACAATTATCATTTTTCCATAGATATGATCAAGGAGGAAATAGAGGAATTAATTGAGCTGGGAATAAAATCTGTAATGTTATTTGGTATACCAAAGGATAAAGATGAATTTGGTAGTGAAGCATACAATGAAGATGGGATAGTGCAAAGAGGAATTAAAGAAATAAAAAAAATTACTAATGAAATGTTGGTTATAACCGATGTCTGTATGTGCCAGTATACTGATCATGGCCATTGCGGTATTATTAATGGGACAGAAGTTGACAATGATTTGACCTTAGAATATTTAGCCAAGATTGCTTTATCCCATGTAAAAGCTGGAGCCGATATGATCGCTCCTTCCGATATGATGGATGGTAGGGTAGCAGCTATAAGAGAAATACTAGATAATAATGGATACTCAAATATATCAATTATGTCCTATAGTGCAAAATATGCTTCTGCATTCTATGGACCCTTTAGGGCAGCGGCTGATTCAGCTCCACAGTTTGGAGATAGAAAAACCTATCAAATGGATCCATGTAATTCCGACGAAGCTATACGTGAAGTAGAAATGGATATATTGGAAGGTGCCGATATTGTAATGGTTAAGCCAGCCCTTTCCTATTTAGATATAATAAGAAGAGTTAAGGATAATTTTAATCTTCCCATCGCAGCATATAATGTAAGTGGGGAATATGCCATAATTAAAGCGGCTGCCAAGGCTGGTTTGGTAGATGAAAAAATGATTGTAAAAGAAATGATAACTAGCATTAAGAGAGCTGGAGCAGATATAATAATTACTTATTTCGCCAAGGATTTGGCAAAATGGATTTTAGAAGAAAAGGTTAAATAAAATTGAGAGAATAGTAATTTAATATAGATATTCCAGTTGAACAATTAATTTATACACATCAAAAATCCCTAGAAGCATCGGATATTTTGAGATGTATAAATTAAGCTTAACTTTGGGAAATCTATATATTTACTTTGAATTAAAGGGTGAACTATTCTTGTAATGTATATATTAGGGAGGTAATTATATGAATTTTTTAAAATCTGAGAAAGCCTTTGAAGAAGCAAAAAGGTATATTCCAGGGGGGGTAAATAGTCCTGTAAGAGCCTTTAAATCTGTTTCTGTTAACCCTCCATTTATAAAAAAGGGTAAGGGTTCAAGGATATATGATATAGATGATAACATGTATATTGATTATGTTGGTTCATGGGGACCTTTAATTTTAGGTCACTGCCATGAGCAGGTTATGGAGGAGTTAAGAAGGGTATTAGAAACAGGGACAAGCTTTGGGGCTCCCACTGAGAAGGAAACCGAGCTTGCAAAGCTAATATGTGAGGCTGTACCATCCGTGGAAATGGTTAGAATGGTTAACTCAGGGACGGAGGCTACTATGAGTGCCCTAAGACTTGCCAGGGGATATACTAAGCGTGATCTTATTGTAAAATTTATAGGTAACTACCATGGCCATTCCGATAGCTTATTAGTTAAAGCAGGGTCTGGGGCACTAACCCATGGGGTTCCCGATAGTCCAGGAGTACCGGCGGATATTGTAAAGAATACTATATCAGCAAAATACAACGATATAGAGGGAATGAAAAGTATTTTTAAGGCCCATGGAAATAATATAGCTGGGGTGATTATTGAGCCTGTTGCAGGAAATATGGGGGTAGTACCAGCAACTCAAGAGTTTATGGATTTCCTAAGAAATATCACTAAGGAATATGGTTCACTGCTTATTTATGATGAAGTGATGACAGGCTTTAGGGTTGCTTTTGGTTGTGCCCAAAGCCTTTATAATATAGTTCCTGATATTACATGCTTTGGTAAGATAATAGGAGGAGGACTTCCCGTAGGAGCATATGGTGGACGAAGGGACATTATGTCTAAGATGTCCCCGGCTGGACCTGTTTACCAAGCGGGAACTTTATCTGGAAATCCCTTGGCTGTTGCTGCGGGCTTGACTAATTTAATAATATTAAGGGATAATCCTAAAATATATGAGGATTTGGAAGTGAAATCAAAGCTTCTTGAGGAAGGTTTTAGAAAAAATTCAGAGGAAATTGGAATAAAAACGGTATCCAATAGAGTTGGGTCAATGCTATGTACGTATTTTACTGATGAAGAAGTAAAGGACTATGATTCGGCTGTAAAGAGTGATACAGATAAATTCACTAAGTATTTTGAAGAAATGCTAAAGCAAGGAATTTATTTAGCTCCATCACAATTTGAAGCTTCTTTTGTTTCAGCCTCCCATACTATAGAAGACATAGAAAAGACTATCAAAGCTAATTACAATGCTCTAAAGAAGCTAGTATAAATAGCATTGTGACATTTTTGATAGTTGTAAAATGTACTTTTAATTAATATACTTATAAAGTAAATCTTAAACCATAATTCGGAGGTATGAAATGATAATCAAAGCAATTATTCTAGGAATTATTGAGGGTTTAACTGAGTTTTTACCGGTTTCCTCCACAGGACATTTAATTATTGCGAATAGGTACTTGAATTTTACAGGGAGCTTTGCTAATGCCTTTGCAGTAGTTATTCAAGTTGGAGCTATATTTGCAGTAGTGCTTTATTTTAAGGATAAAGTGTTCCCAGAGTTTGGTAATAAAAGAAGAATGGCAGAGTATATATATCTATGGACAAAGGTAGTAGTTGGTGTTATTCCGGCAGTAATTTTGGGATTGTTATTCGATGATTATATTGAAGAACACTTCTTTAATCCCACTACAGTTGCAGCGGCTTTAATTTTTGGAGCTATTCTGTTGCTTTTAGGAGAAAGGGGTCAAAAAAAAGCAAGGGTGATATCTGAAAAACACATTTCATATAAGCAAGCCTTTATAGTAGGTATAGCTCAATGTATGGCACTTTGGCCAGGAATGTCACGTTCAGCATCTACAATAATCGGAGGACTATTTGTTGGATTTTCAAGAAAGGTTGCAGCAGAATTTTCCTTCTTCCTAGCTATTCCAACACTAATTGGAGCGGCTATTCTAAAGCTATTCAAAATGGGTTTAGACTTTACAAGCTACGAATGGCTTGTATTAGCAGTAGGAACCTTTGTTTCCTTTGTGGTGGCATACTTTGTTATCGCCTTCTTTATGAACTATATAAAAAAGAGAAAGCTGTCACCCTTTGCATACTATAGAATAATTCTTGGGATCATAGTTTTATTAGCAGTATAGATTAAAAGAGTAAAAAGTGTCTAGAGACGCTTCAGATTGTTGACCAAGTCAACAAGATGGCAGGCTGCCTAACAATTCGAAGTTCGAGGTGTGCTGAAACCGAGAGGCCGTAGCGTATACAGACATACGTAAGGGTTCTTGGCCTAGGCAACAACGAAGAAATTCGGGTTTGTCAACAGCCTGAAGCGTCTAGGGGCGCTTTTACTTTTCTAAACATATAGACAAGATTTTGGATCTAAAAGAGAGACTACAAAACTTGGAACGTAGAACCTGCAACTAAAATACGTCCATAGACCCATTTGACTTGGAGGATAGAATAGAAATGAAAAAAATTAAACTAAGAACTCTAATTATGATTTCCTTATCGGTTCTAATAATACTTTTTGGGGCTCGTCCTTTTTTAGAGAAAAAGCTTGATAAATTAGATATTTTTGATAATGGAGAGTATTTAGTTAATTTTATTGATAACTCAGATGTTAGAATTAAAATGAATAGCTATGCTAAAAGAATTATTTCTCTTTATCCAGCACACACAGAGAATTTGTTTTCTTTAAATTTAGATAAGGAGATTATAGGGGTGAGTAAAGCTGATAACTTTCCCTTAGGAGTTCTCAAAAAGAAAACCTATGATTACGAAGGTGATCCTGAAAAAATTTTGGGGGCAAATCCAGATTTAGTTTTAATTACTCCATTTATTGAAAAAGAAAATCCCGGGTTTGTTAAAACCCTAAGGAGAGCAGGAATTAATGTTGTTTCTTTATACCCAATGGATTTCAAAGATTTTTCCCATTATATAGAGACGTTAGGCATACTTACGGGAAAGAAAAATACAGCAAAGATATTAGTACAGAACTTCAATGGACAAATACAAGAAATCGAAGCAATGACTAAGGATATAGACAATAGAGTCAAGGTGTTTTTAGAGACATCTGAAATAGAATATGACACAATACTTCCTAACTCCTTTGCCGCAAAGGCTATGGAACTAGCTGGAGGAACTAATATAGCAGGAGATGCATCAAAGGTAGATGATAGGGTTCCAATTGCTTCTTTTGGCAAAGAGAAGCTTCTAGATAATGCAGATAATATAGATATCTATCTATCCCAAAGAGGGGGAACCTTCTCTGGGGGAAATACTCACTCCATATTAATAAGACCTGGCTTTGATAAAATAAAGGCTGTTAAAAACATGGATATTCATAATATCCACGAGAGACTTGTATTTCATCCTACCTTAAGATACATCAAAGGAGTTAAGGAACTTTGCAGAATCTTTTATCCAGAAATCTTTGATGATATAAATCCTTATGCCTCTGAAAATTACATGCCACGAGGATTGCTGGCAGAAGTCCTAATAAAATATGCCCATAAAAGTATTTTTGTGCCTACATCAAAATATTATAAAGGTGAATATGAGGTACATGTATACGGATTTTTTGAGGACGTGCCATTAGATCACGAGAGATTTGATTTTATTGAAACCGCTGTTTTAGCTGGATACATTGATAGCTTCAAGGTTGATGATTTAGAAATGTTTTATCCTGAAAAACATGTAACTCGGGATGAACTGGCTAAGGCGGTTTACCTTTTAGGGGATATATCCAAGAAAAAATTTCATAAACCCATAAAGGATTTGGATAAAATAGAAAATAAGAAAATAGTACAAGCTTTAGTGGATAATAGCATATTTGAGCTTAAGGATGGATACTTTTATCCTAAGGAATATGTGAGTATAAATGAAGTTATAAGAGTTCTTTATAAATTACAATAAGGGGGATATGGCAATGATAGAAATAAAGGCTGTTAGCAAGAGCTATGGAGACGTAAAAGCCGTAGATAACGTATCCCTTACTATCCCTAATGGAACTTTTATGGGGCTGCTTGGGCCTAATGGAGCAGGTAAAACGACCTTAATAAGAATGCTTCTTGGATTGATAGACAACGATGAAGGAAGAATAATGATTGCTGGAAAAGATGTTAGTAGGGATAATAATAGCTTGAAAAAAGAAATCGGTGTAGTCCCTCAGCATATTAATTTAGATAAGGAATTATCCGTAAAAGAAAATCTAATGTTCTCGGGAATGTTATATAAAATGCAGAGAGCATTAATAAAAGAAAGAGTAGATGAGCTACTGGAAATCATGGGACTAGTAAAAGCTAAGGATAGGGTTTGTAAGCATTTATCTGGAGGAATGAAAAGAAAGCTTATGATAGCCAAGGCGTTGATACATGATCCCAAAATTATTTTCTTAGATGAGCCCTCAGTGGGGATAGACCTAAAGGCTAGAAGAGAGATTTGGGATATATTAAAAAGAATGAATAGTGAAGGTAAAACCATGCTAATGACAACCCATTATATTGAAGAAGCAGAATATTTATGCGGTAAAGTCTCTTTAATGAATAACGGGAAGATATTTTATTGTGATACACCTGGTAATTTGATAGAAACAATAGGAAGATATACTGTAGAATATTTTAAAAACTCCTTGGAAACAAAATTTAGGTATTTTAAAACCTTAGAGCTTGCTAAATACTTTGCTAATGAAATCAATGATAAATATACCATAAGAGATACTACCCTAGAAGATGTCTTTTATAGCTTTGCAAATAGGATGGTGGAATAAGTGGAAGTATTAACGATTTTATGGAGAGAATATGTATTTTTCAAAAGACGATTTTGGAAAATTACCAGTGCTTTAATTATATCGCCATTATTATATATTATAGCCTTTGGATGGGGAATAGGTGAAAATTTAGTTGTGGAAGGCAGTAGTTATATGTATTATATTATACCGGGGATAGTAGCACTAACAACGATGCGGTCAAGCTTTGGAGCCATATCCATGCGTGTTAGCGTATCAAGATTACACGAAAAAAGCTTCGAATACTATCTCATTTCACCTATTAGCATGTATATGCTTACATTAGGACATATTTTATCTGGAGCCCTAAGAGGTATGTACTCAGCCCTCATTATACTTTTAATATCCCTTGTTTTTGGTATTGTAATCAAAATAAACTTTCTTTTTATATTTATTTGCTTTCTAAATAGTTTATTATTTGCAGGCTTAGGTTTCTTTGCTGCCATGATGATAAATACCCACTATGATATGAACAGGTTTACAAGCTTTATTATAAATCCCATGTCATTTTTATGTGGAACTTTCTTTTCTTTAAGAAAAATGCCCTATATGATTAGAAGCTTCATTGAATTTTTACCCCTCACACATTCCACAAGAACGCTAAGAGCTATTGCTTTAAATGGAAAAGTGGAAGGGTTTTCGATTTTGATAATTATTGTATACGTTATAATTTTTTATATATTAAGTGTAAGGGTATGCTATGAAGAAGTGGTGTAAATGAACTAAAAATGTTTAGAGATTTAAAAACTAAAATGGATAAGAGGGTGAGTACTGTCTATGGAAAAGGTTTCATTAGTAAGATGTGAGGATTATAAATATGATTTAATAAAAAAGTCAATGAATGAAAGCTTCAAAAACTTGGGTGGGATTAGTCGGTATATTAATCCTGGAGATAGGGTTTTGCTTAAACTTAATTTACTGATGAAAAAAAGACCGGAAGAAGCAATAACTACACATCCTATGTTTGTTAAGGCATTGGCTGAAATATTAATAAAGCACGGAGCAGAGGTTATCATTGGAGATAGCCCCGGAGGACCCTTTAACGAAAATATCTTAAGAGGAATCTATAAAGTTTGTGGTATGGAGGCTGTAGCCAATGAAGTAGGAGCTAAATTAAATTTCAACACTAATTCAATGGATATTAAAAATGAAGATGGTCTAATTTTAAAGAAAATAAGAGCTATTGAGGTTCTAAATCAAGTAGATAAGGTTATATCGGTATCAAAATTAAAAACCCATGGAATGATGATGTTTACAGGTGCTGTAAAGAACATGTTTGGCATAGTTGCAGGACTTGAAAAAGCAGAGTACCATGTAAGGATGCCAGAGGTTTATGACTTTTCAAATGCTTTAGTAGATATATGCCTAGCTGCAAAGCCAGTTCTATCCTTTATGGATGGTATAATTGGTATGGAAGGTGCTGGTCCCAGTGGGGGTGACCCCAGAAAAATAGGGGCAGTCATAGCTTCTTCCAGTCCCTATCACTTGGATGTGGTAGCTACTTCTATCATAGGTCTAAAGCCTACTAAGGTTCCTACTATAGAAAGATGTGTAGAAAGAAAATTATGTAAGGGCAATCTAGAGGATATAGGATTAGTAGGCGAAGGTATAGAAAAGTTTATAATTAAAGATTTTGTAGTTCCAGAAATAAGAAGCTTAGATTTATTAGAAGGAAAACTTCCAAAATTTTTAAGAGATATTATAAGTGGACTAATGCAGCCTAAACCAGTATTTATTCATGAAAAATGTGTGGGGTGCAGGGATTGTGCAAATAATTGTCCTCCAAAGGTGATTAAAATGATCGACAATAAACCCGTGGTGGCGTTAGATGGATGTATAAGGTGTTTTTGTTGTCAAGAGCTGTGTCCAGTAAAGGCTATTGATATTCACCGTCCATTACTTATGAAGCTGTTGGCAAAGTTGTAAGACTATGATTGTATATAAATAACGACAATAATAAATACTATTATCATAAGAAATTTTAGGTGGTGATAGTGTGAAGATGTACAGAAGGATAAAAACACCAATTGTGGCTATAATGAAGGATGAAAATGAAGAAGATTCATTAACCAAGGCTTTAAACCTACTTCCCATGGAAGAAATTATAAAGGCTGGAGATATGGTGGTAATAACGCCTAATTGGGTAAAGGATAAGCCTCCAAATACGGGGACAGTGGTAGGACCAAATACTTTACAAAGACTTATCAGGTATATTAAGGGCTTTAAACCGGCAAAAATTGTTATTGCTACTGGTTCTGGAGGTGATCCAACACCTACAGTTATGAAATCAGTAGGGTATGACAGCATAATTAATAAAGAAAAGGTTGAATTTATCGATTTAAACTTTGGGCCCTATTCAAGCTTGGTATTAAATCACCAATATATACATGAAACTCAAATAAATAGCTTGATCGACAATATGGATGTACTCATTTCTTTTACCCAGCTAAAACATCATGAAGAGGCTGCTATGAGTGCAGGAATTAAAAACATAGCACTTGGATGGCCACCCGCAGAAATACATGGGTTTCCTAAGAAAAAACTGGGAATACACGAGGATTTACATGGTTTTATAGTATCAATGGCAAAAAAAATACCTATAGATATAACTATTGTCAGTGCTGATAAAGCTATGATAGGTACAGGTCCTTCTTCAGGCATATCCGTAGATAGTCAAGGATTAATCCTTGCTGGTACAGACCCCGTTGCTGTAGATACCATCGCGGCTAGATTTCTTGGTTTCTTACCACAAGCCGTTTATTATTTATACATGGCATATAAGGCTGGTATTGGAGAAGCTAGACCAGAGAATATGGAGCTTAGAGGAATAAGTTTAGAAGAGGCAGAAAAACATTTTAGCTTGTCAGCTTATAATAAAGAAATAGCTATAGATGAAGTATCAATAAAGGATATTCATGGTAGTCAATAAATTAAAATATCTACCTAAATTCCTATATTAATTTTATATTAAGGTTGTTAAATTCTTTTAATTAGGGTATTAATATATTAGTTTAATTGAAATTCACATCATTTCTGAGATTTTATGATATAATATCTTATGATCTACTCAAGATGGATAAGAACTTTGAATGATTGAAAACAAAAGATGTAAGGCGTAAAGAAGATATAATAAAGGATCATGACTAAATTTTATTATAACACTAGATAAGCTTGGTCATTTTCACTTAAAAGAATGAATAATATTTATTGGAGGGATATAGTTGAAGGCTGAATACATAAATCCATTTATACAAGCTAGTAAAGAAATTTTAACACAAATGACTCATATGAATTTTCAAGTAGGAAAACCAACTCTTAAATCGTCTCCATTTGATGCTAATGATATTATCATTTTAATTGGGATAACGGGTGATATTAAGGGACAAGCTATTCTGAGTTTAGATGAGGCTATGGCATTAAATGTGGTATCAAAAATGATGGGCGGAATGGAAATTACTATGCTAGATGATATTAGTAAAAGTGCATTATCTGAGCTTGGCAATATGATCCTAGGCAATTCAGCTACACTACTATTTAATAGTGGGATAAAAGTTGATATTACTCCTCCGACCCTAATGATCGGGAATAATTTATCTGTTTCATCCAACCAGATGGAAGTGATAAGTGTACCCCTAATAGCGGATGAATCTGTAATTGAGCTTAATATATTTATAAAGGAGTAATTTATATGGCAATAAACCTAGTACTTTATCAACCAGAAATACCTCAAAATACAGGGAATATAGCTAGAACATGTGCTATAACGGGGAGTAGATTACATCTAATAAAACCATTAGGATTTTCCATAGACAATAAGCATTTAAAAAGAGCTGGATTAGATTATTGGAATCTATTAGATATCAGTATTTATGAGAACATAGAAGAGCTTTTCTCAAAATATCCAGAAGGAAACTTTTATATTTCCACTACAAAGGCAAGGAAGAATTATTCTGATGTAAAATATGTGGATGAATCCTTTATAATATTTGGCAGGGAAACTGCTGGGCTTCCTAAAGAAATTCATGAAAAGTTTAAGGAGACTTCTATTAAAATTCCTATGATCAATAATCCAAAGGCAAGATCTTTAAATCTTTCTAATTCCGTTTCTATAGTAGTGTACGAAGCTTTACGACAGCTTGAATTTCTAAATATGCTTTAACATGTACTTGGAACTCTCTATAAAATCAACAAAAAATCAACTTTAATTTTACATTTAACATAGATTTAACAAAACCCTGTGTCGAATATTGTATCATATATAATGTGTTTTTAATATATGTATAAAAATGTAGAAAAAGGAGGTCGACACGTGGAAGTAGCTTTTGGTCTTATTGGGGGATTAGGATTATTCCTAT
Protein-coding regions in this window:
- the hemB gene encoding porphobilinogen synthase, whose product is MLVNRPRRLRANPQIRSLVRETQLNVDDLIYPIFLVEGTNIKKEISTLPNNYHFSIDMIKEEIEELIELGIKSVMLFGIPKDKDEFGSEAYNEDGIVQRGIKEIKKITNEMLVITDVCMCQYTDHGHCGIINGTEVDNDLTLEYLAKIALSHVKAGADMIAPSDMMDGRVAAIREILDNNGYSNISIMSYSAKYASAFYGPFRAAADSAPQFGDRKTYQMDPCNSDEAIREVEMDILEGADIVMVKPALSYLDIIRRVKDNFNLPIAAYNVSGEYAIIKAAAKAGLVDEKMIVKEMITSIKRAGADIIITYFAKDLAKWILEEKVK
- the hemL gene encoding glutamate-1-semialdehyde 2,1-aminomutase encodes the protein MNFLKSEKAFEEAKRYIPGGVNSPVRAFKSVSVNPPFIKKGKGSRIYDIDDNMYIDYVGSWGPLILGHCHEQVMEELRRVLETGTSFGAPTEKETELAKLICEAVPSVEMVRMVNSGTEATMSALRLARGYTKRDLIVKFIGNYHGHSDSLLVKAGSGALTHGVPDSPGVPADIVKNTISAKYNDIEGMKSIFKAHGNNIAGVIIEPVAGNMGVVPATQEFMDFLRNITKEYGSLLIYDEVMTGFRVAFGCAQSLYNIVPDITCFGKIIGGGLPVGAYGGRRDIMSKMSPAGPVYQAGTLSGNPLAVAAGLTNLIILRDNPKIYEDLEVKSKLLEEGFRKNSEEIGIKTVSNRVGSMLCTYFTDEEVKDYDSAVKSDTDKFTKYFEEMLKQGIYLAPSQFEASFVSASHTIEDIEKTIKANYNALKKLV
- a CDS encoding undecaprenyl-diphosphate phosphatase, producing MIIKAIILGIIEGLTEFLPVSSTGHLIIANRYLNFTGSFANAFAVVIQVGAIFAVVLYFKDKVFPEFGNKRRMAEYIYLWTKVVVGVIPAVILGLLFDDYIEEHFFNPTTVAAALIFGAILLLLGERGQKKARVISEKHISYKQAFIVGIAQCMALWPGMSRSASTIIGGLFVGFSRKVAAEFSFFLAIPTLIGAAILKLFKMGLDFTSYEWLVLAVGTFVSFVVAYFVIAFFMNYIKKRKLSPFAYYRIILGIIVLLAV
- a CDS encoding ABC transporter substrate-binding protein, translating into MKKIKLRTLIMISLSVLIILFGARPFLEKKLDKLDIFDNGEYLVNFIDNSDVRIKMNSYAKRIISLYPAHTENLFSLNLDKEIIGVSKADNFPLGVLKKKTYDYEGDPEKILGANPDLVLITPFIEKENPGFVKTLRRAGINVVSLYPMDFKDFSHYIETLGILTGKKNTAKILVQNFNGQIQEIEAMTKDIDNRVKVFLETSEIEYDTILPNSFAAKAMELAGGTNIAGDASKVDDRVPIASFGKEKLLDNADNIDIYLSQRGGTFSGGNTHSILIRPGFDKIKAVKNMDIHNIHERLVFHPTLRYIKGVKELCRIFYPEIFDDINPYASENYMPRGLLAEVLIKYAHKSIFVPTSKYYKGEYEVHVYGFFEDVPLDHERFDFIETAVLAGYIDSFKVDDLEMFYPEKHVTRDELAKAVYLLGDISKKKFHKPIKDLDKIENKKIVQALVDNSIFELKDGYFYPKEYVSINEVIRVLYKLQ
- a CDS encoding ABC transporter ATP-binding protein — protein: MIEIKAVSKSYGDVKAVDNVSLTIPNGTFMGLLGPNGAGKTTLIRMLLGLIDNDEGRIMIAGKDVSRDNNSLKKEIGVVPQHINLDKELSVKENLMFSGMLYKMQRALIKERVDELLEIMGLVKAKDRVCKHLSGGMKRKLMIAKALIHDPKIIFLDEPSVGIDLKARREIWDILKRMNSEGKTMLMTTHYIEEAEYLCGKVSLMNNGKIFYCDTPGNLIETIGRYTVEYFKNSLETKFRYFKTLELAKYFANEINDKYTIRDTTLEDVFYSFANRMVE
- a CDS encoding ABC transporter permease, giving the protein MEVLTILWREYVFFKRRFWKITSALIISPLLYIIAFGWGIGENLVVEGSSYMYYIIPGIVALTTMRSSFGAISMRVSVSRLHEKSFEYYLISPISMYMLTLGHILSGALRGMYSALIILLISLVFGIVIKINFLFIFICFLNSLLFAGLGFFAAMMINTHYDMNRFTSFIINPMSFLCGTFFSLRKMPYMIRSFIEFLPLTHSTRTLRAIALNGKVEGFSILIIIVYVIIFYILSVRVCYEEVV
- a CDS encoding DUF362 domain-containing protein, which gives rise to MEKVSLVRCEDYKYDLIKKSMNESFKNLGGISRYINPGDRVLLKLNLLMKKRPEEAITTHPMFVKALAEILIKHGAEVIIGDSPGGPFNENILRGIYKVCGMEAVANEVGAKLNFNTNSMDIKNEDGLILKKIRAIEVLNQVDKVISVSKLKTHGMMMFTGAVKNMFGIVAGLEKAEYHVRMPEVYDFSNALVDICLAAKPVLSFMDGIIGMEGAGPSGGDPRKIGAVIASSSPYHLDVVATSIIGLKPTKVPTIERCVERKLCKGNLEDIGLVGEGIEKFIIKDFVVPEIRSLDLLEGKLPKFLRDIISGLMQPKPVFIHEKCVGCRDCANNCPPKVIKMIDNKPVVALDGCIRCFCCQELCPVKAIDIHRPLLMKLLAKL
- a CDS encoding DUF362 domain-containing protein, translated to MYRRIKTPIVAIMKDENEEDSLTKALNLLPMEEIIKAGDMVVITPNWVKDKPPNTGTVVGPNTLQRLIRYIKGFKPAKIVIATGSGGDPTPTVMKSVGYDSIINKEKVEFIDLNFGPYSSLVLNHQYIHETQINSLIDNMDVLISFTQLKHHEEAAMSAGIKNIALGWPPAEIHGFPKKKLGIHEDLHGFIVSMAKKIPIDITIVSADKAMIGTGPSSGISVDSQGLILAGTDPVAVDTIAARFLGFLPQAVYYLYMAYKAGIGEARPENMELRGISLEEAEKHFSLSAYNKEIAIDEVSIKDIHGSQ
- a CDS encoding chemotaxis protein CheX; translated protein: MKAEYINPFIQASKEILTQMTHMNFQVGKPTLKSSPFDANDIIILIGITGDIKGQAILSLDEAMALNVVSKMMGGMEITMLDDISKSALSELGNMILGNSATLLFNSGIKVDITPPTLMIGNNLSVSSNQMEVISVPLIADESVIELNIFIKE
- the trmL gene encoding tRNA (uridine(34)/cytosine(34)/5-carboxymethylaminomethyluridine(34)-2'-O)-methyltransferase TrmL; this encodes MAINLVLYQPEIPQNTGNIARTCAITGSRLHLIKPLGFSIDNKHLKRAGLDYWNLLDISIYENIEELFSKYPEGNFYISTTKARKNYSDVKYVDESFIIFGRETAGLPKEIHEKFKETSIKIPMINNPKARSLNLSNSVSIVVYEALRQLEFLNML